A DNA window from Pyrus communis chromosome 3, drPyrComm1.1, whole genome shotgun sequence contains the following coding sequences:
- the LOC137728657 gene encoding glycine-rich protein 2-like — MSERLSGTVKWFNDQKGFGFITPNDGGEDLFVHQSSIRSEGFRTLGDGETVEYTIEEDAGGRTKAVDVTGPEEGPVQGSRGGGGGGGGRGRGGGGGGGGYGFNGGSGGRSGGGRGGRGGGGYGGGSYGSGGGGYGGGGGGYGGGGGGGGACFKCGESGHMARDCSQGGGGYGGGGGGYGGGGRGGGGGGGASGGCYQCGESGHFARECPNRG, encoded by the coding sequence atgagTGAGAGACTGAGCGGCACCGTCAAGTGGTTCAATGACCAGAAGGGGTTCGGCTTCATAACCCCCAACGACGGCGGCGAGGATCTGTTCGTCCACCAGTCCTCCATCCGATCCGAAGGTTTCCGCACTCTCGGAGACGGCGAGACGGTCGAGTACACCATCGAGGAGGATGCCGGTGGCCGAACCAAGGCTGTCGACGTGACTGGCCCAGAGGAGGGTCCCGTTCAGGGTAGCCggggtggcggtggcggtggtggtggccGAGGCCGCGGAGGTGGAGGCGGGGGCGGAGGTTACGGCTTTAACGGTGGTTCTGGTGGACGTAGCGGTGGGGGTAGAGGTGGCCGTGGAGGCGGTGGGTACGGAGGTGGAAGCTACGGATCGGGCGGCGGTGGTTACGGAGGTGGTGGCGGGGGCTACGGAGGTGGAGGAGGTGGCGGTGGTGCCTGCTTCAAGTGTGGCGAATCCGGACACATGGCTAGGGACTGCTCTCAGGGAGGTGGCGGCTACGGCGGCGGTGGAGGCGGCTATGGCGGTGGCGGACGTGGCGGTGGAGGAGGCGGAGGTGCTTCTGGAGGCTGCTATCAGTGTGGTGAGTCGGGCCATTTCGCAAGGGAGTGCCCGAACAGGGGTTAA